CGGTCGACGCATCGCGACGGTGTCGTTGCCGGCGCCTGCTCGTCGGGCGCTCCGGGTCGAGCACACGCTCGTCGAGGTCGCACGACGCGGAGCGCAGCGCCTCGCACGGGGCACCGCGCTGCCCGGTGCGCCGTCGTCCGAGGCGCCGGCCGCGGTCCTCTTCACGTCCGGGTCGACGGGGCCGGCCAAGGGCGTCGTGTACACGCACGGGCAGCTCGGCGCGGTCCGCGACACCCTCGCGGCGCAGTACGACATCGGCGTCGGCACCGGCCTCGTCGCCGGGTTCGCCCCGTTCGCGCTCCTCGGTCCCGCGCTCGGCGCCCGGTCGGTCGCACCCGACATGGACGTCACCGCGCCCCGGACCCTGACCGCTCGGGCGGTCGCCGACTCGGTCACCGCGGCGGACGCCACCGTCGTGTTCCTGTCACCCGCGGCCGTCGCGAACGTCGTGGCGACCGCCGGTGCACTCACGGCAGCGGACCGTGCGGCGCTCGGTCGCGTGCGGCTGTTCCTGTCGGCCGGTGCACCGGTGTCGGCCGAGCTGCTGACCGCGGCCACCGAGCTCATGCCGAACGCGAGCGCCCACACGCCCTACGGGATGACCGAGGGGCTGCTGATGACCGACGTCGACCTCGACGGCGTGCGCGCCGCAGCCGCCGACGCCCCGGACGAGGACGGCATCTGCGTGGGCCGACCCGCCACCGGCGTCCGCGTGCGGATCGCCCCGCTCGACGACTCCGGCGAGCCGTCCGGAGCGCTCACCGAGGACCCGGGCGTCACGGGCGAGATCGTCGTCGCGGCGCCGCACGTCCGCGAGCGGTACGACCGGCTCTGGCGCCAGAACCGGGTGTCGCGGCTCGGTGTGGCGGACCCGCGCGGGCACCGCACGGGCGACGTCGGCCACCTCGACGATGCCGGTCGGCTCTGGGTCGAGGGACGCCTGCAGCACGTGCTCACCACGGCGGACGGGGTCGTCACGCCCGTCGGTCCCGAGCAGCGGATCGAGCGCGTCCCCGGTGTCGGTCGTGCCGGGCTCGCCGGCATCGGGCCCCGCGGCACGCAGCAGGCCGTCGCCGTCGTGGAGACGACCGGTGGGCGCCGCACCCTTCGGCCGACGCTCGCCGAACCCGACCTCGCCCGGGCCGTCCGGGCTGCCGCGGGGATCCCCGTCGCCGCGGTGCTGACGGTGCCCGAGCTCCCGACCGACATCCGGCACAACTCGAAGGTCGACCGTGCACGGCTGTCCCGGTGGGCGGCCTCGGTGCTGTCCGGTGGACGGATGGTCCGGCCGTGAGGGTCCTCGTCACCGGTGCGAGCGGGTTCCTCGGGCAGGCGACCGCCGCGGCCGTGCGTGGTGCGGGGCACGAGGTCCGGACGTTCCAGCGACGGCCCTCCGGGGTCGAGGGAGTGTCGGACGTGCTCGGCAGCATGACCGACCCCGCAGCCGTGGCCCGGGCCGTCGACGGCATCGAGGCGGTCGTCCACCTCGCCGCCAAGGTCTCGCTCGCCGGCGACCCGGACGACTTCGTCCGCGTGAACGTCGACGGCACCCGGACGCTCCTCGACGCTGCACGTGGCGCCGGGGTCGAGCGGTTCGTGTTCGTCTCCTCGCCCTCGGTCGCGCACACCGGGTCGTCCCTCGTCGGCGCGGACGCCGGACCCGCCGAGCCCGCGCGGGCCCGCGGCGACTACGCCCGGACGAAGGCCGCGGCCGAGCTGCTCGCACTCGCCGCGGACGCCCCCGGGTTCGCCGTCGTCGCCGTCCGCCCGCACCTCGTGTGGGGGCCCGGTGACACGCAGCTCGTCGGCCGGATCGTCGACCGTGCCCGCACGGGGCGCCTGCCGCTGCTCGACTCCGGCGCCGCGCTCATCGACACGCTCTACGTCGACAACGCCGCGTCCGCGATGGTCGCCGCGCTCGACCACGCCGCCGACGACGGGGTGCACGGCACCGCGTACGTCGTGACGAACGGGGAGCCCCGGCCCGTCGGGGACCTGCTCGCCGGGATCTGCACTGCGTCCGGGGTCCCGGCGCCGCGGGTGCACGTGCCGGCCGGGGTGGCCCGGTTCGCAGGGTCACTCGTCGAGGCGGTCTGGCGTGTGCGTCCGGGCGAGGACGAGCCGCCGATGACCCGGTTCCTCGCCGAGCAGCTGTCGACGGCGCACTGGTTCGACCAGCGGCGCACCCGTCGTGACCTGCAGTGGACGCCCGCGGTGTCGATCGACGAGGGGCTCGGCCGGCTCGCTGCCGCTCAGGCTTCGTCGGCGGCGACGTAGACCCAGGCCGTCGCGCCCGACCCGAGGGTCACCTCGACGCGTTGGTGGTCGGCGACCTCGTGGTCGTCGACGGCCCGCATCTGCCACTCGTGGCCGAGCGTGAGGGACGCGCCCTCGACACGGTCCTCCGGGGTGCCCCGGCGCAGGATCGGGTGCCGGTCCGAGCCGCTCGTCCGGATCACGCGGGGGTCGGTGATCGTCACCCAGTCGAGCCGCCAGCCGGGGAGCGAGTCCTCCGTGGTCGGCACCGGCCCGCCGAACAGGGTCTCCTGCACCTCGGGCTGCCGGAGGGTGCCGTACGAGAAGACGAGGTTCACACCGACGTTCGGCGCCGGGCGACGTGGACGTCGGGGAGCGATCGACGGCGCGGACGTCCACACGATCGCTCCCGCGAGCCCGGTCAGGCCGAGGTGGAGCAGTCC
The sequence above is a segment of the Curtobacterium sp. BH-2-1-1 genome. Coding sequences within it:
- a CDS encoding NAD(P)-dependent oxidoreductase; its protein translation is MRVLVTGASGFLGQATAAAVRGAGHEVRTFQRRPSGVEGVSDVLGSMTDPAAVARAVDGIEAVVHLAAKVSLAGDPDDFVRVNVDGTRTLLDAARGAGVERFVFVSSPSVAHTGSSLVGADAGPAEPARARGDYARTKAAAELLALAADAPGFAVVAVRPHLVWGPGDTQLVGRIVDRARTGRLPLLDSGAALIDTLYVDNAASAMVAALDHAADDGVHGTAYVVTNGEPRPVGDLLAGICTASGVPAPRVHVPAGVARFAGSLVEAVWRVRPGEDEPPMTRFLAEQLSTAHWFDQRRTRRDLQWTPAVSIDEGLGRLAAAQASSAAT
- a CDS encoding gamma-glutamylcyclotransferase family protein, which encodes MRRLSPAQRWVIGLGAFALLCIVVGLVGLVVGLSNRYGCLGADETWPEYRCTGDDSGIIWGSVLGVVGLLHLGLTGLAGAIVWTSAPSIAPRRPRRPAPNVGVNLVFSYGTLRQPEVQETLFGGPVPTTEDSLPGWRLDWVTITDPRVIRTSGSDRHPILRRGTPEDRVEGASLTLGHEWQMRAVDDHEVADHQRVEVTLGSGATAWVYVAADEA